One genomic region from Haloterrigena gelatinilytica encodes:
- the btuC gene encoding vitamin B12 ABC transporter permease BtuC, whose product MYQRGRVVAWSTGLIALLATVVVASAALGSVRIEPTTVAMAVLNAIAVPVGLAVESATIPGLGIGVPVPGLEYAPLFSFDVRSSHQIIVADIRLPRIVLAATVGISLSTAGTVMQGFFRNPLADPSIIGVSSGAAAGAVAAIAFPALVPFGSLHLSAFVGALGTAFLVYAIATEGGRTPVATLLLAGVAVQAFLGAMISYMLVHSGDDLRQAVVWMMGHLSNSTWGDVKFALPVTVVGVTILLAYARDLNVLLLGEEDAHHLGVDVERTKLLLLALASLVTAAGVAVAGVIGFVGLVVPHIMRLLVGPDHRILLPTSALAGASFLVATDTIARLGTLPLPVGPAIDTPIVPVGIITAALGAPFFLFLLTRREVHSV is encoded by the coding sequence ATGTACCAGCGAGGCCGCGTCGTCGCGTGGTCGACCGGCTTGATCGCGCTGCTGGCGACCGTCGTCGTCGCCAGCGCCGCGCTCGGTTCGGTCCGGATCGAGCCGACGACGGTCGCGATGGCCGTCCTCAACGCGATCGCCGTTCCCGTCGGACTCGCGGTCGAGAGCGCGACGATCCCCGGACTCGGCATCGGGGTTCCGGTCCCCGGCCTCGAGTACGCGCCGCTCTTCTCGTTCGACGTGCGGTCGTCCCACCAGATCATCGTCGCGGACATTCGGCTGCCTCGAATCGTCCTCGCCGCCACGGTCGGGATCTCGCTTTCGACCGCGGGAACGGTGATGCAGGGCTTTTTCAGAAATCCGCTGGCCGATCCGTCGATCATCGGCGTCTCGTCGGGGGCCGCGGCGGGCGCGGTCGCGGCGATCGCGTTCCCGGCGCTGGTCCCGTTCGGGAGCCTCCACCTCTCGGCGTTCGTCGGCGCGCTGGGGACGGCGTTTCTCGTCTACGCGATCGCGACCGAGGGCGGCCGGACGCCGGTCGCGACGCTCCTGTTGGCCGGCGTCGCCGTCCAGGCGTTTCTCGGCGCGATGATCTCGTACATGCTCGTCCACAGCGGCGACGACCTCCGCCAGGCCGTCGTCTGGATGATGGGACACCTCAGCAACAGCACGTGGGGCGACGTGAAGTTCGCGCTCCCGGTGACGGTCGTCGGCGTGACGATCTTGCTGGCCTACGCCCGGGACCTGAACGTCCTCCTGCTGGGCGAGGAGGACGCTCACCACCTCGGCGTCGACGTCGAGCGGACCAAACTCCTCCTGCTCGCGCTCGCGAGTCTCGTCACCGCGGCCGGCGTCGCCGTCGCCGGCGTCATCGGCTTCGTCGGCCTCGTCGTGCCCCACATCATGCGGCTGCTCGTCGGTCCCGACCACCGGATTCTGTTGCCCACCAGCGCCCTCGCCGGCGCGTCGTTTCTGGTCGCGACCGACACGATCGCGCGGCTCGGAACGCTTCCGCTGCCCGTCGGCCCCGCGATCGACACGCCGATCGTTCCCGTGGGCATCATCACGGCCGCGCTCGGCGCGCCCTTCTTCCTGTTCCTGCTGACCCGCCGGGAGGTGCATTCGGTGTGA
- a CDS encoding PGF-CTERM-anchored ABC transporter substrate-binding protein translates to MRTVLSVFVVMLVATAAFAPAAVAGSSATAVGTDGTSAQQDADLDCEYPIELTDATGETVTIDEPPEEIVALQPSDAQTTYAIGAEDKVVGMPISQYTDYLEVEDHATDISEDDGSSVDTEQVIDLEPDVVIAANTALYQEGLIEQLRDEAGLTVYVVDEATSIDDVYDNVAVTGQLAGECEGANDTIEEMAERLDDVEPDADESPTAYYAMGDDGTTAGPGTFNHDVLEAAGLENIAEEAGVEGWGEIDPESVVDADPDLIVYPDYQDEPPVPDAVESTTAYQNGNTVAVNDNFMNQPGPMIVETVETLAQAAEEQAAEEEDETSADGEEDTIPGFGAPVAVAAALAGVGILARRR, encoded by the coding sequence ATGCGAACTGTATTATCCGTTTTCGTTGTGATGCTCGTTGCTACTGCAGCGTTCGCCCCGGCCGCAGTTGCCGGGAGCAGCGCCACCGCCGTCGGCACGGACGGTACGTCGGCACAACAGGACGCCGACCTCGACTGTGAGTACCCGATCGAACTCACCGACGCGACCGGCGAAACAGTCACGATAGACGAACCGCCCGAAGAGATCGTCGCGTTACAGCCCAGCGACGCCCAGACGACCTACGCGATCGGCGCCGAAGACAAGGTCGTCGGGATGCCGATCAGCCAGTACACGGACTACCTCGAGGTCGAGGACCACGCGACCGATATCAGCGAAGACGACGGATCGAGCGTCGACACCGAGCAAGTGATCGACCTCGAGCCGGACGTGGTGATCGCGGCCAACACGGCGCTGTATCAGGAGGGTCTGATCGAGCAGCTCCGCGACGAAGCGGGCCTGACCGTCTACGTCGTCGACGAGGCGACGTCGATCGACGACGTCTACGACAACGTCGCCGTGACCGGACAGCTCGCCGGCGAATGTGAGGGTGCGAACGACACGATCGAGGAGATGGCGGAGCGCCTCGACGATGTCGAGCCGGACGCCGACGAGTCGCCGACCGCGTACTACGCGATGGGCGACGACGGGACCACGGCCGGTCCGGGAACGTTCAACCACGACGTGCTGGAAGCCGCCGGACTCGAGAACATCGCCGAGGAGGCCGGCGTCGAGGGCTGGGGCGAGATCGATCCCGAGTCGGTCGTCGACGCGGATCCGGATCTAATCGTCTACCCGGACTACCAGGACGAACCGCCCGTTCCCGACGCCGTCGAGTCGACGACGGCGTATCAGAACGGGAACACCGTCGCGGTCAACGACAACTTCATGAACCAGCCCGGGCCGATGATCGTCGAGACGGTCGAAACCCTCGCGCAGGCCGCCGAAGAACAGGCGGCAGAAGAGGAGGACGAGACGAGCGCTGACGGTGAGGAGGACACGATCCCCGGCTTCGGGGCTCCCGTCGCGGTCGCCGCGGCGCTCGCCGGCGTCGGCATCCTCGCGCGTCGTCGATAA
- the srp19 gene encoding signal recognition particle subunit SRP19 yields MVENVIWPAYLDANRTRSEGRRVSQDLAVEEPSVDEIAKAVQQIGYDATIERDKAYSREHWADRGRVVVRGADDSTKNDLVQAVAAYVVAMRD; encoded by the coding sequence ATGGTCGAAAACGTCATCTGGCCCGCCTATCTCGACGCGAACCGAACCCGCTCGGAGGGACGGCGCGTCTCGCAGGACCTCGCGGTCGAAGAGCCGTCGGTCGACGAAATCGCGAAAGCCGTCCAGCAGATCGGCTACGACGCCACGATCGAGCGGGACAAGGCCTACTCTCGAGAGCACTGGGCCGACCGCGGCCGGGTCGTCGTCCGCGGCGCCGACGACTCGACGAAAAACGACCTCGTTCAAGCCGTCGCGGCGTACGTCGTCGCGATGCGCGACTGA
- a CDS encoding H/ACA ribonucleoprotein complex subunit GAR1, translating to MRRIGSVVRTAQGLAVLRAEDTDDGSNDGDRFRDEIGTSVLDDSLESVGRVVDVFGPVDRPYLAVTPDDDVHLPSLVGSTLYAR from the coding sequence GTGCGCCGGATCGGCTCCGTCGTCCGCACCGCACAGGGACTGGCCGTCCTGCGGGCGGAGGACACCGACGACGGATCGAACGACGGCGATCGCTTCCGCGACGAGATCGGAACGTCGGTTCTCGACGACTCCCTCGAGTCGGTCGGTCGCGTCGTCGACGTCTTCGGTCCGGTCGACCGCCCGTATCTCGCGGTGACGCCGGACGACGACGTCCACCTGCCGTCGCTCGTCGGGTCGACGCTGTACGCGCGGTAA
- a CDS encoding presenilin family intramembrane aspartyl protease PSH — translation MNDRTRVLLAVGLTVALFLSVQLGALALVEPFYEGGHQSVENPDDPTNSLVYFGIILVATALMLVTIKYDVEWLIKAMIIGVSVMISWYVFAELVPSVVTVGSVNVVAAAAAVAVGGALLLYPEWYVIDITGVVMGAGAAALFGISFGLLPALLLLTVLAVYDAISVYGTEHMLDLAEGVMALKIPVVLVVPTTLSFSYLDPESTEGVVDGHEETDAGSDTGDPSSVDDSSPTAASSTDGGPRPDDTAAADETDADPAADGDDALERDALFIGLGDAVIPTVLVASAAYFLEVGTLDVPVIALNVPALGALLGTIAGLLVLMYMVLKGRPHAGLPLLNGGAIAGYLVGALASGLSLAAALGL, via the coding sequence ATGAACGATCGGACGCGAGTCCTTCTCGCCGTCGGATTGACGGTCGCGCTCTTTCTGAGCGTCCAACTCGGCGCGCTGGCGCTGGTCGAACCCTTCTACGAGGGCGGCCACCAGTCCGTCGAGAACCCCGACGATCCGACCAACAGTCTCGTCTACTTCGGTATCATTCTCGTCGCGACCGCGCTCATGCTCGTCACCATCAAGTACGACGTCGAGTGGCTCATCAAGGCCATGATCATCGGCGTCAGCGTGATGATCTCGTGGTACGTCTTCGCCGAACTCGTCCCGTCCGTGGTCACCGTGGGCTCGGTCAACGTCGTCGCCGCGGCCGCCGCCGTGGCCGTCGGCGGCGCCCTCCTGCTCTATCCCGAGTGGTACGTCATCGACATCACGGGCGTCGTGATGGGCGCCGGCGCGGCCGCCCTGTTCGGCATCAGCTTCGGGCTCCTGCCCGCGCTGCTGTTGCTGACCGTCCTCGCGGTCTACGACGCGATCAGCGTCTACGGCACCGAGCACATGCTGGACCTCGCCGAGGGCGTGATGGCGCTCAAGATCCCCGTCGTCCTCGTCGTCCCGACGACGCTCTCCTTTTCCTACCTCGACCCCGAGAGCACCGAGGGCGTCGTCGACGGCCACGAAGAGACCGACGCTGGAAGTGATACCGGCGACCCGAGCAGCGTCGACGACTCGAGTCCGACCGCCGCCTCGAGCACCGACGGCGGGCCGCGTCCGGACGACACAGCGGCGGCGGACGAGACCGACGCCGACCCGGCGGCCGACGGGGACGACGCCCTCGAGCGCGACGCCCTCTTCATCGGGCTCGGCGACGCCGTCATTCCGACGGTCCTCGTCGCGAGCGCGGCGTACTTCCTCGAGGTCGGGACGCTCGACGTCCCCGTAATCGCGTTGAACGTTCCGGCGCTGGGCGCGCTGCTCGGCACGATCGCCGGCCTGCTCGTGCTCATGTACATGGTCCTCAAGGGCCGACCCCACGCGGGACTGCCGCTGCTCAACGGCGGTGCGATCGCCGGCTACCTCGTCGGCGCGCTCGCGAGCGGGCTCTCGCTGGCGGCGGCGCTGGGACTCTGA
- a CDS encoding DUF6517 family protein, with the protein MNRRRFVAAAAAGAVGVSAGCLSDLIDDATTFEASPIRVSEDAAGEAGYEYQGTEELVEEREFAGESVEVTNYITEYTRTIELPLDAFGSDTKAGVFALVSTPQVSVAGEEFNPVGEMSKAELVDYLQGQYEGLEVGDNIGGRAITKDEIDGLDAAVRFDTWEGAATLQGETEVDVYVDVARAEHGGDHVVVVAVYPDDENVPMESEQDRADTMTAGIQHGDDVDVELEDGDE; encoded by the coding sequence ATGAATCGACGACGATTCGTTGCCGCGGCCGCCGCCGGCGCCGTCGGCGTCTCAGCGGGCTGTCTCAGCGATCTCATCGACGACGCCACGACGTTCGAAGCCTCGCCGATCCGCGTCAGCGAGGACGCGGCCGGGGAGGCCGGCTACGAGTACCAGGGAACCGAGGAACTCGTCGAAGAGCGCGAGTTCGCCGGCGAGTCGGTCGAAGTCACGAACTACATCACCGAGTACACGCGGACGATCGAACTGCCCCTTGACGCCTTCGGCTCCGACACGAAAGCGGGCGTCTTCGCGCTCGTCTCGACGCCGCAGGTCTCCGTCGCCGGCGAGGAGTTCAATCCCGTCGGGGAGATGTCCAAGGCCGAACTCGTCGACTACCTGCAGGGACAGTACGAGGGCCTCGAGGTCGGCGACAATATCGGCGGCCGGGCCATCACCAAAGACGAGATCGACGGCCTCGACGCGGCGGTGCGGTTCGACACGTGGGAGGGGGCGGCGACGCTGCAGGGCGAAACCGAAGTCGACGTCTACGTCGACGTCGCCCGGGCCGAACACGGCGGCGATCACGTCGTCGTCGTCGCCGTCTATCCCGACGACGAGAACGTTCCGATGGAGTCCGAGCAGGATCGCGCCGATACCATGACCGCCGGGATCCAGCACGGCGACGACGTGGACGTCGAACTCGAGGACGGCGACGAGTAA
- the cysS gene encoding cysteine--tRNA ligase: MTLHVTNTLTGEKEPFEPRDPESVLLYYCGLTVSDPPHLGHARSWVHVDVMHRWLEYLGYDVRHVENFTDINEKIVARVGEDELGEDELGVAETYIERTLADMRSLNLLRAEVYPRVSEHIPEIIDLVETLVEEGYAYESNGSVYFDVTSFEEYGKLSNQELDEIESQGDPDERSEKRHPADFALWKAGAVDESAVEEHRHEGVEHGADPPAGETWESPWGEGRPGWHIECSAMSMTHLDETLDIHVGGRDLVFPHHENEVAQSEAATGQAFANYWLHCELFQMDDEKMSSSLGNFVTVDDAVDRWGTNVLRTFLTAGSYNSKQLYSDETIAEAEERWDRLERAYEAAVEAVDSPDARTKVEDASFREEIETARDAFVAAMNDDFNTREAQSALLEIATAINAHLEDRAEYDYRGLRDAVDALEELGDVLGLSFAGETTGTADLAGDVVDLVLEVREREREAGNYERADDLRDELQALGIEVQDTDDGATYRLPSGE; this comes from the coding sequence ATGACCCTGCACGTGACGAACACGTTGACGGGCGAGAAGGAGCCGTTCGAGCCACGGGATCCCGAGAGCGTCCTGCTGTACTACTGTGGCCTGACGGTCTCCGACCCGCCCCACCTGGGCCACGCGCGGTCGTGGGTCCACGTCGACGTCATGCACCGCTGGCTCGAGTACCTCGGCTACGACGTGCGTCACGTCGAGAACTTCACCGACATCAACGAGAAGATCGTCGCCCGCGTCGGCGAGGACGAGCTGGGCGAGGACGAACTCGGCGTCGCCGAGACCTACATCGAGCGCACCCTCGCGGACATGCGATCGCTGAACCTCCTGCGGGCCGAGGTCTACCCCCGCGTCTCCGAGCACATTCCCGAGATCATCGACCTCGTCGAGACCTTGGTCGAGGAGGGCTACGCCTACGAGTCCAACGGCTCGGTCTACTTCGACGTGACGAGCTTCGAGGAGTACGGCAAGCTCTCGAACCAGGAACTCGACGAGATCGAGTCCCAGGGCGATCCGGACGAGCGCTCGGAGAAGCGCCACCCGGCGGACTTCGCGCTCTGGAAGGCCGGCGCCGTCGACGAGAGCGCGGTCGAAGAACACCGCCACGAGGGCGTCGAGCACGGCGCCGACCCGCCCGCGGGCGAGACCTGGGAGTCGCCGTGGGGCGAGGGCCGACCCGGCTGGCACATCGAGTGCTCGGCGATGAGCATGACCCACTTAGACGAGACGCTGGACATCCACGTCGGGGGACGGGACCTCGTCTTCCCCCACCACGAGAACGAGGTCGCCCAGTCCGAGGCCGCGACCGGCCAGGCGTTCGCGAACTACTGGCTCCACTGCGAGCTGTTCCAGATGGACGACGAGAAGATGTCCTCGAGTCTGGGGAACTTCGTCACCGTCGACGACGCGGTCGACCGGTGGGGAACGAACGTCCTGCGGACGTTCCTGACCGCGGGCTCGTACAACAGCAAACAGCTCTACTCCGACGAGACGATCGCCGAGGCCGAGGAACGCTGGGACCGCCTCGAGCGCGCCTACGAGGCCGCGGTCGAGGCGGTCGACTCCCCCGACGCGCGGACGAAAGTCGAGGACGCGTCGTTCCGCGAGGAGATCGAGACGGCCCGCGACGCGTTCGTCGCGGCGATGAACGACGACTTCAACACGCGCGAGGCCCAGTCCGCGTTGCTCGAGATCGCGACGGCGATCAACGCCCACCTCGAGGACCGCGCGGAGTACGACTATCGGGGCCTCCGGGACGCCGTCGACGCCCTCGAGGAACTCGGCGACGTGCTCGGGCTTTCCTTCGCCGGCGAGACGACCGGGACGGCCGACCTCGCGGGCGACGTCGTCGACCTCGTCCTCGAGGTCCGCGAGCGCGAACGCGAGGCGGGCAACTACGAGCGCGCCGACGACCTGCGCGACGAACTGCAGGCGCTTGGTATCGAGGTCCAGGACACCGACGACGGCGCGACCTATCGGCTCCCCTCCGGCGAGTAA
- a CDS encoding DUF7523 family protein, translating into MSLAAETRRAVDRRPFLRAALRAGVVNYTAAARYLDVDEGTDAVATALRRYAEELPAYDTGSRDARVRMQSGIAALDDGSGRGERGDGEATGTDDGDSEPGLLTVGGTTFGPRNGDGSLTAIVATGAVDSRALATALQALSIDDTEPVAAAVGDGSLVVVVDRRDGAMALRTIEDALERVPAAASSER; encoded by the coding sequence ATGTCACTGGCAGCCGAGACGCGCCGGGCGGTCGATCGACGGCCGTTCCTCCGGGCCGCGTTACGGGCAGGCGTCGTCAACTACACCGCCGCCGCCCGGTATCTGGACGTCGACGAGGGGACCGACGCGGTGGCGACGGCGCTGCGCCGCTACGCCGAGGAGTTGCCGGCGTACGACACGGGCTCAAGGGACGCCAGAGTTCGGATGCAGAGCGGAATCGCCGCTCTCGACGACGGGAGCGGGCGCGGCGAACGGGGCGACGGCGAAGCGACTGGGACGGACGACGGCGACTCCGAACCGGGGCTGCTGACGGTCGGCGGCACGACGTTCGGTCCGCGGAACGGAGACGGGAGTCTGACCGCAATCGTCGCGACGGGGGCCGTCGACTCGCGGGCCCTCGCGACGGCGCTCCAAGCGCTCTCGATCGATGACACCGAACCCGTCGCGGCCGCCGTCGGCGACGGCTCGCTGGTCGTCGTCGTCGACCGCCGTGACGGCGCGATGGCGCTGCGAACGATCGAGGACGCCCTCGAGCGCGTTCCGGCGGCGGCCTCGAGCGAACGGTAG
- a CDS encoding BolA family protein, translated as MQPADVEELIESNLEDAEAEVTHARDEHDDDHLAATVVSPAFEGQPLVQQHQQVYDALDGHMTTDIHALELSTYTPEEYEEYEG; from the coding sequence ATGCAACCGGCAGACGTCGAGGAACTCATCGAATCGAACCTCGAGGACGCGGAGGCGGAGGTCACGCACGCGCGAGACGAACACGACGACGACCACCTCGCGGCGACGGTCGTTTCGCCCGCGTTCGAGGGCCAGCCGCTGGTCCAGCAACACCAGCAGGTCTACGACGCCCTCGACGGCCACATGACGACGGACATCCACGCCCTCGAGCTGTCGACCTACACACCCGAGGAATACGAGGAGTACGAGGGCTAA
- a CDS encoding PH domain-containing protein — translation MESLHPRVRLLWIAQGALAAIALGVGLAAVDRWVVDVPTIALGVVVAFGVVLGVAYAVRRYGVWRFEIESDALYLERGVVTFVETAVPFVRVQHVDTQFGPVERVFGLSSVVVYTAGSRNADVRIPGLTPERAEKIQDTLRQLATESDATDAV, via the coding sequence ATGGAATCGCTTCACCCCCGCGTTCGACTCCTCTGGATCGCCCAGGGGGCGCTCGCGGCGATCGCGCTCGGCGTCGGACTCGCGGCCGTCGACCGGTGGGTCGTCGACGTTCCGACGATCGCCCTCGGCGTCGTCGTCGCGTTCGGCGTCGTCCTCGGCGTCGCCTACGCCGTCCGGCGCTACGGCGTCTGGCGGTTCGAGATCGAGTCGGACGCGCTCTACCTCGAACGGGGCGTCGTCACCTTCGTCGAGACCGCGGTCCCGTTCGTCCGGGTCCAGCACGTCGACACGCAGTTCGGCCCCGTCGAACGCGTCTTCGGCCTCTCGAGCGTGGTCGTCTACACCGCGGGCTCGCGGAACGCCGACGTTCGCATTCCGGGGCTGACCCCGGAGCGCGCCGAGAAGATCCAGGATACGCTCCGCCAACTGGCCACCGAGAGCGACGCCACCGACGCCGTCTGA
- a CDS encoding PH domain-containing protein, with amino-acid sequence MNRLHPLSAAAYALQYGFLWLSVASILTLLLGGIFDAIESAWVPIAAPVGLVVGAAYGIAYYYRFEYGITPDTFDVASGVLARRSREIPYERIQNVDVRQGVFQRLLGLAVVSIETAGGGSTEAALNFVSESEATRLQHQIRTRTAEVKDRRRGRGRSDASATDERSPATDEASSDAEAERTNAATDLDEPAPDADGPTAEPESTDDTTTSDSEPVSAGRDRVAGPDPRGPRRQHLFALEARELLLYSFTSFRPAAVAALLGLFFLATDLAIELLVSAARPFGGPATLGEGSTASYGILTVVSIVNGVVSAYVLSVVYTFAAYYDFRLGRAGGDFVYERGLLQRYSGSIPVEKVQSVTVTANPLQRLIGYAGLWVETAGYGPESDSGGSQSAVPLAEQGRVHRFTETLTGVESPRFRSPPTTALRRYLARYAIVATLVVAAAFAVAQFTALERWYAAAVVFVAVPPAAFLKYVNLGYYVGEDHLVVRRGFWKRRTTVIPYYRIQTVSTRRSIFQRRLGLASLVVDTASSRSFYWTSPTIYDVDLEDARDVHGTGRKRLQTALRERARADDSGLTIDFT; translated from the coding sequence ATGAACCGTCTGCACCCACTCAGCGCGGCCGCGTACGCCCTCCAGTACGGATTCCTCTGGCTGTCGGTCGCGTCGATCCTCACGCTCCTCCTCGGCGGGATCTTCGACGCGATCGAGTCGGCCTGGGTTCCCATCGCCGCGCCGGTGGGCCTCGTCGTCGGAGCGGCCTACGGAATCGCCTACTACTACCGGTTCGAGTACGGCATCACTCCGGACACGTTCGACGTCGCCTCGGGGGTGCTCGCCCGCCGATCGCGCGAAATCCCGTACGAACGCATCCAGAACGTCGACGTCCGACAGGGCGTCTTTCAACGACTGCTCGGCCTCGCCGTCGTCTCCATCGAGACCGCCGGCGGCGGCAGCACCGAGGCCGCGCTGAACTTCGTCAGCGAATCGGAGGCCACCCGGCTCCAACACCAGATCCGCACGCGAACCGCCGAGGTGAAAGACCGCCGGCGCGGGCGCGGACGGTCCGACGCGTCGGCGACCGACGAGCGGAGCCCTGCGACCGACGAGGCCTCGAGCGACGCCGAGGCCGAGCGGACGAACGCCGCGACCGACCTCGACGAACCGGCGCCCGACGCCGACGGACCGACGGCGGAACCCGAGTCGACGGACGATACGACAACGAGCGATTCGGAACCGGTCTCAGCCGGTCGCGACCGCGTCGCCGGACCCGACCCGCGGGGACCGCGTCGACAGCACCTGTTCGCACTCGAGGCGCGGGAACTCCTGCTCTACTCGTTTACGTCGTTCCGCCCCGCCGCCGTCGCGGCCCTGCTGGGGTTGTTCTTCCTCGCGACCGACCTCGCCATCGAACTGCTCGTGAGCGCCGCGCGGCCGTTCGGCGGTCCAGCGACGCTGGGCGAGGGGTCGACCGCCAGCTACGGAATCCTCACGGTGGTGTCGATCGTCAACGGCGTCGTCTCCGCGTACGTGCTGAGCGTCGTCTACACGTTCGCCGCCTACTACGACTTCCGACTCGGTCGGGCCGGCGGGGACTTCGTCTACGAGCGCGGGCTGCTCCAGCGCTACAGCGGCTCGATCCCCGTCGAGAAGGTGCAGTCGGTGACGGTGACCGCCAACCCGCTCCAGCGACTGATCGGATACGCCGGACTGTGGGTCGAAACGGCCGGCTACGGGCCCGAGAGCGACAGCGGGGGCAGCCAGTCGGCCGTGCCCCTGGCGGAACAGGGTCGCGTCCATCGGTTCACCGAGACGCTCACCGGCGTCGAATCGCCGCGGTTTAGAAGCCCGCCGACGACGGCGCTCCGACGGTATCTCGCCCGGTACGCAATCGTCGCAACGCTCGTCGTCGCGGCCGCGTTCGCCGTCGCGCAGTTTACCGCCCTCGAGCGCTGGTACGCCGCCGCCGTCGTCTTCGTCGCGGTCCCGCCCGCGGCCTTCCTGAAGTACGTCAACCTGGGCTACTACGTCGGCGAGGACCACCTCGTCGTCCGACGGGGCTTCTGGAAGCGACGGACGACCGTGATCCCTTACTACCGGATCCAGACGGTCTCGACGCGGCGGTCGATCTTCCAGCGTCGCCTCGGGCTCGCGTCGCTGGTCGTCGACACGGCGAGTTCGCGCAGTTTCTACTGGACGTCGCCGACGATCTACGACGTCGACCTCGAGGACGCGCGCGACGTTCACGGCACCGGCCGAAAACGCCTCCAGACGGCCCTTCGCGAGCGCGCCCGAGCCGACGACAGCGGGCTGACGATCGACTTTACGTGA
- a CDS encoding PH domain-containing protein, which yields MEALHPRIRLFWIAKGAIGAIALGVVLAAVDQWVTDVPTAAIAAVVLLGLGLGIAYAVQLYRVWQYEVQSDALYLERGVLTFVETSVPFVRVQHVDTQFGPIERALGLSSVVVYTAGSRNADVRIPGLTPDRARDLQDTLRKLAVESEADDGV from the coding sequence ATGGAAGCCCTCCATCCCCGCATCAGACTCTTCTGGATCGCGAAGGGAGCGATCGGCGCGATCGCTCTCGGCGTCGTGCTCGCGGCCGTCGATCAGTGGGTGACCGACGTTCCGACCGCCGCGATCGCCGCCGTCGTGCTCCTCGGCCTCGGCCTCGGAATCGCGTACGCGGTACAGCTCTACCGGGTCTGGCAGTACGAAGTCCAGTCCGACGCGCTCTACCTGGAACGGGGTGTCCTCACGTTCGTCGAGACCTCGGTGCCGTTCGTTCGCGTCCAGCACGTCGACACGCAGTTCGGGCCGATCGAGCGCGCCCTCGGGCTCTCGAGCGTGGTCGTCTACACGGCGGGCTCCCGGAACGCGGACGTCCGCATTCCGGGGCTGACCCCCGACCGAGCGCGCGACCTGCAGGATACGCTTCGCAAACTGGCCGTCGAAAGCGAGGCCGACGATGGCGTCTGA